Below is a genomic region from Acomys russatus chromosome 3, mAcoRus1.1, whole genome shotgun sequence.
TTCTACCCAACACCATTGTTGAAATCATATTGTTGTTTTGTGAGTAACTATATGAAACCAAAGATTTGAGTTTTGAACTATAACTGAAAACAATAGGTCCTTTAAGATTTCAACTTAAAGTGACAGTGAGACTTTATAGACACTAGAATAAAGACAGAATTTAGGCATTTAGACATTTTAATTCAGGGGGAAACCccacaaaaataacaaagctaAAACTCACACAATGCTCAACATGTCTGCATTTACTCAATCCCACAGGTGGATGTTGTCTCCATCTTACAGATGGGGAGGTTAGGGAATTTGTTCAGTCATAGAAGACATCAGTTCAGATGCAAATGGCAGATAGGATAGCTAGACACAGGTgtcttgtctgttttgttttttgagacagggtttctctgtgtagccttggctgtcctggattcattttgtataccaggctggcctcaaactcacaatgatctacctgcctctgcctggtgtGCGCGAGCTAGGTCTCTTGTCTTCACAGACCGTAGTAATGTACTACACAGTAACAGCCCATGTTCCTTTCCTACCTGAGACTCCAGTTAGATGGATGTTTTAGGGAGAAAAAAGTATAGCAATCACCATCTAGCTGAAACCTGTATTTCAAATATAAGCATTCTGTGTATTTAAAATGAGCAAGTTATTTATGAATTACTGTAACAGCATTTCTCAAAAAtagcaattatataaatattcacCCTAGACTTCACTGAAGAACCCCTCACCCCAGATAACTAACAAATGTCACAAGGAAGCTAAGCAGTGGTGTGCACAGAGAGACAGTGCTATAGGCGTCTAATGAAGCATCTCCCCACTACACTCTTCATTCAACTATTTCCCAAGGTCAACTAAGTTGGCTTTGTTTGTTCATGCTTAACCCAAGACGGAATGTAGGAAGCcaacagttttagaagaaaaaccaATCCTAATCTTAGCGTAAGCCACAAAGAGGCTTTTCTCACAGCTCTCAAAGCTTGATGAGAAAAGCAAGCATGCTTTCAATTAGACACTGAGAAAATACCAAAACACCTCTGCAGCTGTAAATACaccatatttttgaaaataaacaaatcttgtaCTTTGGAGCAaattgaatataatttttttctttattttttattttgttttttatagacagggttttctgtgtagccctggtacctgcatctgcctcaatagtgctgggattaaaggcccactACCACTGTCCTGCTGTTTTTAAAAGACCTCAGAGTAAACTCATTTACACCTAATTCCACTGTGGATTCTCTGTATGATCAACACTCTGGAGTATCCTGACAGTGAGCAGTCAACACAGGCATCATTAATAGCACAGAAAGAAACGTCTGTGTCTTCACTAACACCACGTACAGTGGTCACTTTTTTCCACATCTAATACATCTCTCACTGGCTCACTACAATCAATGCTGTCGTAAGCATTCAAAACATAACTGCAGAGATGACTTTTTAACCCCTCACTGATCTCTAGACCAAAACTTCTCCTGACATCACTTAAATACAAGTTCCCCAAAAGATGAAGAGACATAAATTTGctaaaatacttgaaattttttaACACAAATCTTAGTTTGCATACTTatcaaagcattttaaaattacttaagcATGACAGATGAAAATGTATGTGCCTATTTGAAAGACATCTACTGAATTtattctctaaaagaaaaaacaggccTGAAGGGTCACATTACTGAACATTTTAAACGTAGTGGCAAGTTATTGTCTACACTTCAAGGAGTTCTGACGGTGCAAATGTAATGACTACATGCTCCTATTAAGCAAGCAAGACATCAGTGAGCAGAGACACTTCAAGTAGTCACTTCATTTCTTCCTGCTGCTTCCAGTTGCTAGCATAGTTGCAACTcgcataaatatatttaatgtatccATGTAGATTGTCAAcatcctagaaaaaaaattattatagatGTGAGTCTAATAATAATGACAATCTAGTTCTTAGtacaaagaagagaagaataaTACTATTCCTAGTGCTattaaatggaaattaaaaataaaatgtttaaatgttgtcTACGAGTCCTAAACTAGATAATGTttgcagttttccttctggtaGAATCATCTTTATATgcaaaacacaatttttaaaaggattatcTAGTCTCTGACATCCTGCTATGAATATCAAGCCTGGGTGTCAGACAATGgaataaccaaaacaaatcaaGGAAGCACACCTTTAAAAACTTGCAAGACAGTCTGGCATTTTCAAAAAGAATACACCCTTTTTATACCCTCAAATATCCATCTTCTTTAAGAAAGCTGCTACAAAATTACAAGTGTTATACCAagttattacattattttattcttaggtAAAGGAAAACATTACTAAAAATGTGAGAGacattctgaaactgtaagcagaatacaggaaaagagaaagaacattattttatattactgaATGTCAACTAAAAATTGagtgtctctaaaacaaacacaaggaagTGTTTTCAGAACTGGTTTCCTTTCCTTAAACATTCCAGTTAATTATGTGCATTACAACCGGCAGTCCAACTGACACCCAAATGTTATAATCAGTTGCAATGCCATCAGCCATCTAAATAGAGAGCCCAAATGATACACCAACACAAGTAGCAAAATGTGACCCGCTGGAGTCCTGTGTGCCTCATTTGGAAACATGGTCTTCAAAGATATAACTACAATGTAAATTAGACTGAAGCCATACTGTAGAGTATGTCTGGTGGCCttattaaaataagagaaaagactGAGACATACAACACAGGGAGAATGGCAGGGAAAGATGGAGGTGGGTATCTACTAGCCAAGATGATAAGCACCTGAGAGACAGATTCTCAACCAAAGCCTTCAACATCTCCTACCCTGCTGACACCTTGACTTAGTTCTCTGGTCTAGTGGACTGAAGAGAATAAATTTTAAGCCACTTACCTTAAGCTACGTTGCTGTGGTAGTACCCTGGGAAACAAACACACCCAGAACAAAACAGCCATACCCAGGTAACCCAGTAGCAACACTAAGATTACTTACGAATTGATGGGATCATACTTTTGAACTCCATACATTGGTGTTATTTCTGCACGTTTGATTACTTTCTGAGTATCATACAGAAGGAACATGCTGAAAAGAACTAATCCACCATACACTGCCACTGAGTACAGAGAGGCACCAGCTACTGAAGTAGGGGGAAGAAACATAGAccctgaaacaagaaaaaaaaaaattagaccatataaatatatatgtgtgtgtgtgtgtgtgtgtgtgtgtgtgtgtgtgtatatatatataaaataaaaaaaggatttCCTACAAGTAGACCTATAGTTCCCATTATTTAAAGCGATTGACCTTTGCATATCTGATATTTAAGTAGGTGCTTACACAATCTCAGGGATAGTTACTTGCCAACACTAGAGCAATTTCCAAGTCACCTTTATCACTTTTGAGTTATTTAGTAAATAGAATAGTTAACCACAAGCCAAGATTTTATGATAATCAAACCCAATCAAACTAGCTTATCTTTTAgacaaatttgaaaaataaattttaatgattCAGGCTACCTAAACTCTTCAAAGCATAGCCGCTTACCCAGTGAAGACACAAAAACAAGACCCAGGCCAACTCCCAGGGGTGCTCCCATGTTCAGAAACTTCTCACTGGGTGCACACATGGCCACAGTAGAGAGGCCTCCCACAATGCCAGCGGTGTACCATACAGCTCTCAGAAGAAGAGGCCCCCCTAAGATAGTCAGAGGAGCCACCACTGCACCCATCAcacctggggagagagagaaaggtcttATTAAGTATCAACTAAGTGACcatgaaacagaaaatgaaatgtcACTCTGAAGGTGTACCTCATGCTAAGCAATGTAAGTACAATATTCTACATTTCGGTAGTCCTCCCTACCATCCAGATTATAGAATCAATATCTGTAGTTATGCAAATTCTTTACATCATCAACACTGGGTCACAATTTAAACCCAAACAGTAGCCTGCATTGTTAGTAACTTTATAAAAAGTCTATGTGGGTCACAATTTTGATCTGAGACCATTACTAGATTTCACAATTTTAGAAGACAGAACTCAGGCAAATCCTGCGTTGAAGGTCAAACCTACTGCTGCCCAAAGGGAAGAACTGAAAGGAAGTGTGTGATGGAACTCAGAAATGTAGAGGCTTCCCAGGCAGACAATGGATTTCCCTTACCTAATGAGGAGCATAGTCTTATTTCAGACTATAAAAAGAAATCTCAGGGATGGGTGTGgtagaacacatctttaatcccagccctcaggaggcagaggcaggtggatctctgtgagttcaaggccagctagggctaaatagtgagacctgAAGGGGAAataaacctgtttctgttttgatcccaagtgtgggatagagAAATGGGCAGGATggttaccacttagatgtgagaaagcaggttGTTTTTCTCCTTAGAAGTAGAACTACTTCATTGGGGAGCTTGGTGAAAGACagccttgaacagactgagaggatatatacCCAAAACAGTGAGAGGAGGCTTTTTGGTTGGGagttggtttttggctgttcatccctgcacttcaagagactcctaaagagaactgctccagggaaagtttcaaggctttggactccagctgaggcttgaggttccagcagcaactttggtgggattgctgatctgctgaaatcctgctgactccGCCAGCAACGACTATCCTTAAGGTGTCATTGTAGTGTTCTTTAATATCCTCttctgattgtttgggttagtcgggttgttagggaggtaggctcatttagtaagttcataataaaatttaattgattaaaaaattgagcctatagagaccctgtcttgaagcaaaaacaaaacaaaacataaaacaaaagcgAAATACTACAGTGGTGTGGTATTGCCAATTAGCAAACATCAACTGGAAGATCCCAGGATATGAAATTATTTCAATAGAGAAAGAACGTAAAGTTGCTTTTAGTTTTCATGGTGCTGGGGAGCAAGCTAGGACCGTGTGCAGCAAGATtaataccactgagctacacagccTGCATCTGTCTTTTAAGAGAGGGTCTCAGTATGTTACTGAGGCTATTTGTAATTTCCCTGACTCAGCCTTGTGAATAGGCATGATTACGGGTGTACCACCAGACCAGGctcttgttttaaattatgtatgtatgtgtgtgtgtgtgtgtgtgtgttggagggacTACTCATGTCATGGCATAGTATGGAGATCAGACCACTCTGTAAAGCTAGTtctctatttttatgtgtggCCTCTAGGGATTGAACATGGGTTGCCACGCTTATGTAGCAAATGCCTTATCTGCTAAGCCACCTTGCTGGCGTCTCAGCTCTTTTCTTATACATAGTTTATCTCACAGCTTGGAGCTATCTTAATACCAACCTTCAATACCAGTACCTTTGAAACAAACACCTGGCAATAATGCAGCAACAATTACTGTATGAAGCTGTTTTCTCAAAACGAGGCTCATGAAGTCATTTACCACTGAAGAGCTACTCTAAAGGGCCAATATTTGAAAATCAGATGCGTCAAGAGACTAAAGCAGGAAGGCAGCAAGCTGCAGGTCAGTCGGCAATACAtatcaatccccctgcctcaaaaCTGAacaacaagggggaaaaaaaaagccaaacaaatagcAAAGAGGAGAGTGCATTATACTCAAGACAGTTTAATAAGAATTTGGAGCAGAACATACCAGAATGCAGCATCCAAGCCAGGTGCTTTGGGCCAGGGCTCTGCTCATACGGTATGGACTGTACCAGCATCCCAGCTCCAATCATGGCTGCAAAGGTTGCACCAATTGTCTGGAAGACACACATGAAGAGAAACAGGTCCTTAAAGGAGAATCCCACAGACTCAAGTACAGTTAATCAGTTACTCATTTGGAAGAATAATAAACTGTATCTTTCTCCAGTACACTTGGGTTTCTATTTCCAGTTCATTTCAGCATTACCTGCATTAGCAAGAGTGCCCTCTGCTGCCACAATAATTTTCAACCTGACttaaatcacagaaaaataaaagtctttttttttttgtcaagcaaaacaaacaaaaaacaaagcaccaccactaacaacaaaaaaaaattgatgctGCAAAACATACTGGATTCTACCTTACTGTTTTCTAATGGAGAAACGATTAAAAACTGCTCACACATTCTTTGCTCATGGAAATTTCTAGATGTTTATCTCAgttgtatattttctttaaagatgcccattttttttttttttttttttttttttttgctttttacctTTCCACATTCTACAGTTTAGTGATACTGAACTGGTAGGATTGAATAAATCCTCCAAAATTTCATGCTTCCTTAACTGTATCCACTGTGCCTTTAGAACGCACCTTTAATTGCAGTTCTTAGGAGACacaaggcagatggatctctaaactcaaggcctgcctggtctactaAGTTTTAGGACAACCGGGCCCAGGTAGAGACTTTGCCTCAAGAAAACCAATGCTAGCCTTACTACAAACAGctctaggacagacagggttgatagaaagaccctatctcaaaaagcaaaccaacaaaaaaccaaaatgcaaatgaagaacaaaccaaaccaagaaacaaagaaacatccTGGCAGCCCAGTGAGAGGGGTCAGCAGTTAAATTCCTTGCTGAGCCCCAGCtgcaaacctgaggacctgagctccatcctcagAATCCACACGcaagtgggaaggagagaacccgTCCCctaaaggtgtcctctgacctccacaggcaagacacagcatgtacatacatatcctaaacacacacaggcacatccaCACACCTTCCTTACCATCAGACTGACTAAGCTTATCTCAGGTTTCCTAGTACTCAATTTGCCCAACTGTGGAAGATCTCTCTTCTGTCCCAAAGGCACTTGAGAGATGTTaggtttcaaacctgggacaaatggctgaggtgcctatttaacctATCAAAGTGGACCCTGTGCCAGGTTCTTCtgcatccctcagtctctacctgtTAAGAGGGCCCccctggctggcataccctgtcctctaccctgaactctccagcccagggggcTGGTATTCTCTTCCCTATGTGATCCAGACATTTAGGGCACCCACTCTTTGTAcctttgggcctcctggctgctgaacctggttcccttctctcctctttccttccccctcttcccataTGGCTCAGGGTCATGACCACTCTGGACATTGCTAGGTGTCCCTGCCTGACTAGAAGCAATCATGCTTGCTCCCCTCTCGCCCCATTCAAAACAAACCGTGCCTTCCTGCCTATCTTTATCAGCTCCAAAACGCTCCACCCTCCCTTTCTGAACTATCAACCTAGCTTTCTCAACTATTTTCTTAAGTGTTCTTAGCAGCAGAGAGTGACGTTTTGCTGCAGAGGTTATGGTCTCACCATACAACCTtgtt
It encodes:
- the Ghitm gene encoding growth hormone-inducible transmembrane protein, which translates into the protein MLAARFVCLRTLPSRVFQPTFISKTSPLVKNSITKNQWLVTPSREYATKIRVRTHRGKTGQELKEAAFEPSMEKVFKIDQMGRWFVAGGAAVGLGALCYYGLGMSNEIGAIEKAVIWPQYVKDRIHSTYMYLAGSIGLTALSALAVARTPAVMNFMMRGSWVTIGATFAAMIGAGMLVQSIPYEQSPGPKHLAWMLHSGVMGAVVAPLTILGGPLLLRAVWYTAGIVGGLSTVAMCAPSEKFLNMGAPLGVGLGLVFVSSLGSMFLPPTSVAGASLYSVAVYGGLVLFSMFLLYDTQKVIKRAEITPMYGVQKYDPINSMLTIYMDTLNIFMRVATMLATGSSRKK